In the Pungitius pungitius chromosome 5, fPunPun2.1, whole genome shotgun sequence genome, one interval contains:
- the ptrh1 gene encoding probable peptidyl-tRNA hydrolase isoform X2, whose amino-acid sequence MRRLFTRILNRVLLSEPFAMGGEAELHTEGRRKLVVGLGNVGMEGTRHSVGMAVLGALAARLGAADRWRGDGRVSGEVVVSEVERTHVVLLRPRLLMNVNGVSVAKAAGKFGIKPEDIVLVHDELDKPLGKVVIKHGGSARGHNGVRSCVDCLQTDVMLRLRVGIGRPQGKTPVERHVLGRFSSEERKVLESVLAQSVDLLLAQLAPPPSSSSSSSSSSPAGGGRERSTT is encoded by the exons ATGCGGCGACTCTTCACCAGAATCCTGAACCGGGTTCTGCTGAGCGAGCCGTTCGCGATGGGCGGCGAGGCGGAGCTGCACACGGAGGGCCGCCGGAAGCTG GTGGTGGGGCTGGGCAACGTGGGCATGGAGGGCACGCGGCACAGCGTCGGCATGGCGGTGCTCGGCGCGCTCGCCGCCCGGCTCGGGGCGGCCGACCGTTGGCGCGGCGACGGGCGCGTCTCCGGCGAGGTGGTGGTGTCGGAGGTGGAGCGGACGCACGTGGTGCTGCTCCGCCCGCGGCTGCTGATGAACGTCAACGGCGTGTCGGTGGCCAAAGCCG CTGGTAAATTTGGTATCAAACCCGAAGACATCGTGCTGGTCCACGATGAGCTGGACAAGCCTCTGGGGAAAGTGGTCATCAAGCACGGAGGAAGTGCCAG AGGTCACAACGGCGTCCGCTCCTGTGTCGACTGTCTGCAGACGGAT gtgaTGCTCCGCCTCCGCGTCGGGATTGGCCGCCCGCAGGGGAAGACGCCGGTGGAGCGCCACGTCCTGGGCCGCTTCTCCTCGGAGGAGAGGAAGGTCCTGGAGTCCGTTCTGGCGCAGAGCGTGGACCTCCTCCTCGCCCAGCtcgcccctcctccttcctcctcctcctcctcctcctcctcctcgccagcagggggcgggagGGAGCGCAGCACGACGTGA
- the ptrh1 gene encoding probable peptidyl-tRNA hydrolase isoform X1 yields the protein MSLNRGVKVSNVTLTTPAGRPLVGRSKDVPVFGASCRYLSLLLKKLLSFGTMRRLFTRILNRVLLSEPFAMGGEAELHTEGRRKLVVGLGNVGMEGTRHSVGMAVLGALAARLGAADRWRGDGRVSGEVVVSEVERTHVVLLRPRLLMNVNGVSVAKAAGKFGIKPEDIVLVHDELDKPLGKVVIKHGGSARGHNGVRSCVDCLQTDVMLRLRVGIGRPQGKTPVERHVLGRFSSEERKVLESVLAQSVDLLLAQLAPPPSSSSSSSSSSPAGGGRERSTT from the exons ATGTCGCTAAATCGTGGTGTAAAAGTCTCAAATGTGACTCTAACGACACCAGCTGGCCGTCCCCTCGTGGGCCGATCTAAAGACGTCCCCGTGTTCGGTGCCTCGTGCCGGtatctttctctcctcctcaagAAGCTGCTGAGCTTCGGCACGATGCGGCGACTCTTCACCAGAATCCTGAACCGGGTTCTGCTGAGCGAGCCGTTCGCGATGGGCGGCGAGGCGGAGCTGCACACGGAGGGCCGCCGGAAGCTG GTGGTGGGGCTGGGCAACGTGGGCATGGAGGGCACGCGGCACAGCGTCGGCATGGCGGTGCTCGGCGCGCTCGCCGCCCGGCTCGGGGCGGCCGACCGTTGGCGCGGCGACGGGCGCGTCTCCGGCGAGGTGGTGGTGTCGGAGGTGGAGCGGACGCACGTGGTGCTGCTCCGCCCGCGGCTGCTGATGAACGTCAACGGCGTGTCGGTGGCCAAAGCCG CTGGTAAATTTGGTATCAAACCCGAAGACATCGTGCTGGTCCACGATGAGCTGGACAAGCCTCTGGGGAAAGTGGTCATCAAGCACGGAGGAAGTGCCAG AGGTCACAACGGCGTCCGCTCCTGTGTCGACTGTCTGCAGACGGAT gtgaTGCTCCGCCTCCGCGTCGGGATTGGCCGCCCGCAGGGGAAGACGCCGGTGGAGCGCCACGTCCTGGGCCGCTTCTCCTCGGAGGAGAGGAAGGTCCTGGAGTCCGTTCTGGCGCAGAGCGTGGACCTCCTCCTCGCCCAGCtcgcccctcctccttcctcctcctcctcctcctcctcctcctcgccagcagggggcgggagGGAGCGCAGCACGACGTGA
- the ptrh1 gene encoding probable peptidyl-tRNA hydrolase isoform X3 encodes MSLNRGVKVSNVTLTTPAGRPLVGRSKDVPVFGASCRYLSLLLKKLLSFGTMRRLFTRILNRVLLSEPFAMGGEAELHTEGRRKLVVGLGNVGMEGTRHSVGMAVLGALAARLGAADRWRGDGRVSGEVVVSEVERTHVVLLRPRLLMNVNGVSVAKAAGKFGIKPEDIVLVHDELDKPLGKVVIKHGGSASSSEEV; translated from the exons ATGTCGCTAAATCGTGGTGTAAAAGTCTCAAATGTGACTCTAACGACACCAGCTGGCCGTCCCCTCGTGGGCCGATCTAAAGACGTCCCCGTGTTCGGTGCCTCGTGCCGGtatctttctctcctcctcaagAAGCTGCTGAGCTTCGGCACGATGCGGCGACTCTTCACCAGAATCCTGAACCGGGTTCTGCTGAGCGAGCCGTTCGCGATGGGCGGCGAGGCGGAGCTGCACACGGAGGGCCGCCGGAAGCTG GTGGTGGGGCTGGGCAACGTGGGCATGGAGGGCACGCGGCACAGCGTCGGCATGGCGGTGCTCGGCGCGCTCGCCGCCCGGCTCGGGGCGGCCGACCGTTGGCGCGGCGACGGGCGCGTCTCCGGCGAGGTGGTGGTGTCGGAGGTGGAGCGGACGCACGTGGTGCTGCTCCGCCCGCGGCTGCTGATGAACGTCAACGGCGTGTCGGTGGCCAAAGCCG CTGGTAAATTTGGTATCAAACCCGAAGACATCGTGCTGGTCCACGATGAGCTGGACAAGCCTCTGGGGAAAGTGGTCATCAAGCACGGAGGAAGTGCCAG TTCCAGTGAGGAAGTGtga
- the LOC119224889 gene encoding natterin-3-like has product MFGWCVAVLLAVLQLCSPALQSDPGRAPRPDRSEPRLNAALEDVVPSREAARPPNVRKTPVAVPSWRSPPPVFGEHANLKWVAWSGQLPNGAVAIFNGYAERTDYVCKVNCQSGFYSPGGGGLCRYPYAEKEYASATFDMLVNVDHFEFLEWVEGSYGSVPGYAVRTCPGADIFVGKNKYGLGKVVPQHKAFFLPWQGDEYWYKSYQVLAVNRDTYSQHVSHVEYGVDRMELFHHPPEALQLAAVTNLECRDVAKTVRLEKTSSVGKTWDIGRETRNGSVSTMQAKVPILGPGTVDFTKEQTVTFSEGTSVVESIHHVVSVELLVPPNHSCAVRMDGRKMTADIPFTGRLSRTNHKGDTRWTYITGSYDGVNVGEINAVVERCQPVADATPCAPTGG; this is encoded by the exons ATGTTCGGGTGGTGCGTCGCTGTCCTCTTGGCGGTGCTGCAGCTGTGCAGCCCGGCGCTGCAGAGCGACCCCGGCAGGGCGCCGCGCCCGGACCGCTCAG AGCCGAGGCTGAACGCCGCGCTGGAAGACGTCGTCCCGTCCCGGGAAGCCGCCCGGCCGCCCAATGTCAGGAAGACCCCAGTAGCCGTGCCGTCCtggcgctccccccccccagtgttcGGCGAACACGCCAACCTCAAGTGGGTGGCGTGGAGCGGCCAACTGCCCAACGGCGCCGTGGCCATCTTCAACGGCTACGCCGAACGCACCGACTACGTGTGCAAGGTCAACTGCCAGTCGGGCTTCTACTCGCCGGGCGGGGGGGGCCTCTGCCGCTACCCGTACGCCGAGAAGGAGTACGCCTCCGCCACCTTCGACATGCTGGTCAACGTGGACCACTTCGAGTTCCTGGAGTGGGTCGAGGGGTCGTACGGCTCGGTGCCCGGCTACGCCGTCAGGACCTGCCCGGGCGCCGACATCTTCGTGGGCAAGAACAAGTACGGCCTGGGCAAGGTGGTGCCCCAGCACAAGGCCTTCTTCCTGCCCTGGCAGGGCGACGAGTACTGGTACAAGAGCTACCAGGTCCTGGCCGTCAACCGGGACACCTACAGCCAGCACGTCTCTCACGTGGAGTACGGCGTCGACCGGATGGAGCTCTTCCACCACCCCCCCGAGGCCCTGCAGCTCGCCGCGGTCACCAACCTGGAGTGCCGGGACGTGGCCAAGACGGTGCGGCTGGAGAAGACCAGCTCGGTGGGGAAGACCTGGGACATCGGCAGGGAGACCCGCAACGGCTCCGTCTCCACCATGCAGGCCAAGGTGCCCATCCTGGGCCCCGGGACGGTGGACTTCACCAAGGAGCAGACGGTGACCTTCTCGGAGGGAACCAGCGTGGTGGAATCCATCCACCACGTTGTGTCCGTGGAGCTGCTGGTGCCGCCCAACCACTCGTGCGCCGTGAGGATGGACGGCAGGAAGATGACGGCCGACATCCCCTTCACCGGCAGGCTGAGCCGGACCAACCACAAGGGGGACACGCGCTGGACCTACATCACGGGCAGCTACGACGGCGTGAACGTCGGCGAGATCAACGCCGTGGTGGAGAGGTGCCAGCCGGTGGCGGACGCCACTCCCTGCGCGCCGACTGGAGGCTGA